In Amphiprion ocellaris isolate individual 3 ecotype Okinawa chromosome 2, ASM2253959v1, whole genome shotgun sequence, the genomic stretch aatatatattttttttcaagtcaAGTTTCAGTTCTATATTCACTTTGCAATAGAATTAAAACATGACGGAGCATTATCACATAAGATACCACTAGATGCGTGACTGTCACACAAAAAGTGCAGcattaatcattaaaatgacagtttaaacTGAGGGTCAGACTCACTACATTACACTGCAGCCTTTGTGATCTGCCTGTtgcataatttaaaaatgcattttgatgAGCCCGAGTCTAAATGCTTAGAGAGAAATTGTTCTCTGGTCATATGTAGTGGCATTTTCCAAACGTTCACCAACTTGTGCGCTCAAATGTTTTTGATTGGTTAAGTACAAAcagcattttctttaaaaacctgcagcttcaaatcagtttcttttttgtgtctacTGACACAAGAGAGCTGCAGAAGAAGGAATCTGAGTTTTTGAGCTGCAATGAGAAGGTCTACCTTAAAGTTTGGTTATGGCTGTCACAATTTTCTGTTGTAGTGTCAATTACCTGATTCAGCACTTCAGACTGTGGTGGAAACACAGATAACACAGGGCTGAATAAACCGTTTACCTCCTCGAAACTATTTGGACGACTTTTGGCGGAAAGTTGCTAAAACCTGTTGCCATGTTGACttggaaaacagtgaaaatctgctttaaagctgcacacACCGCTGCGTGGTTTAGTAACTGAATGTGGCTCACTGGTGTAGCTGCCTTGGTGAtgatttaaagcagttttttgtgCATCGTTTGCTGCCAAAAGGCAGTAAAGTGGTAAAAGAAATTGTTTCAGACAGACACTCAGCAACACTGACTGACAAAcacttaatattttctttatagCTGCAAAACTAAAACGACCTCAGGGATGAGTTGAATCAACCTGTGACAGTCCTAAAAATACTCAAGGAGAAGTCTGGTGATgttctattattttttacacTCTCAAGAAATCtatgaaacaaccaaaaacaacaatgaactAGTCGGAATAACAAGTTGAATATGAGTATCCAAAGCCTGATATATTTAATCCCTGTGTGCCACAGAGCTGCACTGTCATccaaaaaactgcaacacatGAGTGAACCACACTGTCACACTGGCAGTTCATTCATTCACTAGAATGAACAAAAGCACTGAGCGTCGTCCTGCTGCTGTTAAGCCTCAAATGTGTAGAAATCTGTAGCTtaaaacagtccaaacaaaTGCTCCTGCCAGAATAACCGTCACTAAACACTACAGAGTCCAACAGATTTAAGAAATGATTTAGccttttacaaaaatgaaatcagTTAAATAACCTCTTCTCTAACAGATtgttgtttttggggtttttgttgACAGAAAAGCACCAGACTTATCCTCTAAAATGCTCCTGTTCTGTCCTGTATTTCCTCCTCCCCTGTGTGTCCCGTGAACCTTTCAGTCTGTGATGTCTTCTTCGAGGTCGCTGTCAGGTGAGCTCCTCTGCCTGTACTCTGTAGTGTTGGACATGCGTTTCCAGCTGCTGTCTTTCTGACTCCCCATGCTGTGCGATCGTCCCAGGTGGGCCAGCCGCTTGGACGACGTTCTCTCCTCGGTGTCCTCGGCGACGCTCCCGTGAGCTCGCTCGGCGCTCGAGTGGTGGAAGTCGTGCCGCAGGTTCTCCAGATTTAACGCCCAGGGCCCCAGTTTCTGCCAGTTCACCCTCTGGAAGGCCATGATGCAGTGGAGGTTACCGCCCACCTGTGAGCCAGAGAGCGGCTTTTACTAACGCACAGTCCCAGATACATTTACACGGAGAAAACACGTTCAAATAAACAGGAATGACAATAGGAACCTTTTTGGTTTTGCGGCGCTGGATGCCCCTCTCTGTGTGGCGAATGTCCAGATACTCTGGATTTTGTGTGTTGAGGTCAGTCACTATGTCCAGCcatctgcagagagaagctCCTGTTAATCCTCTGATACCCAAACATGGATTTTATTGAGGCAGAGTTTTCTTCtactttttaaactatttttagcAACTGTCAGATGATCAATAAACTAATAAGGGTTTTcattccttcattttttttgttcatgggAAGAACGTTTCCAAGCACTTACAAACATCACCACTATTAGGCATTCTTCAATAATATCAAAATATTTATGTTAAACAATTTGATTGACATGAACtgataaatcacaataaaaagcaaTTGAGTTTCCACACTATGACCTCAAGAATAAATATAAAGGAGAACTATCACCTTTGTAGCAACAtaaacaagaaatgaaaatgtaaaagtttcGTAAAACTAGAACTTCTTGCAGAGTTGCTGTATAGGTTTGCATGAGATTTTGCAGGTGTTCATTATAAACTGGCTGGTGTGTGTAGGGTTCATCTTTAATCATAACTGCATGATTGCCAGTTAACACAGGTGGCACAACTTATGAAGTTACTCATGACGCAGCATTTTGTGTGAAAAAGTGACACTTACTGAAGCCCACTGCTGCATTTTTGcagcactgaaaaaaatcctccaaatcaTGTGTAGtatctgattttcattgttgaaGTTTTGTTGAAATTAGTCCAATAATGAGACTCAGGAGGCCAGTGAGAGTCTCACAGAAttcctgtttttcctctgaggGGTTGATAAATGTTGGGTTTGTCTGCATTCAGTCAGGAAAAGCCGCTACTAGACACCTACTATCAGCAACTCAACAACAGCAGAtcataaaatgtattaaaacctGAACACAGACTTACTTCTTACAGTGAATAGCCGGATGTTTTCTGCTGGGTTCACCAATTAAGATCCAGTACTCCATTTCATTAGTGGGTAGAGGACCCcttcacacaaaaatacaacaatactCATTATAATCAACAAGTAGTCGATCGATTGAATCGTcaataaacagacaaatgtattaATTTGATTGTCTTTTGAGGAGAGACAttcaaataaatgtcattttaatgtattttaatcttCTCCAGAACACATCTTCTTTCAGAGAAGTGGAAAGAAAGCATTTAAAGTACACATTTAGTTGATTATTTTACTACAATTTGTTTATTCATGTCTGTAGATATAAATTATAATACATACCTTTCAAAGTTTTTctcaaaattagttttttctctCATGCTCTGAGCCAGAAATCTAAACTTCAGTTGCACAAAACTTTCCAGTTTTATTCTCATCAATGTTGTGAAGATTCTTGCAGAAGGCTTTGCTCATACATCATTCATAGCCTGGTTTAAAGATCGTTTTATTCCCTAAAAACATggtcaaagtttatttttttgtagtcTTCAAAGGCGTTTATGATTCATGGAGTgataaaaagagataaaatcCCCTCTGTAAAAACCTTCGACTCTAATATGTCCCCAACAGGACAAGAATTGTTTCCTGCTTCATCTAGTATTCAGAATTACTGTTCTGCTAGtggaaattaatgcaaattaagcatttttagatatataatttttgcatttttaaacgTAAAATTACGAGATAAGAATAATTGCCTGATTGTAAGGAATGATCTGGGTAAGTTTCATGGTGATATCTACTAGTTAAACTTTTCACCAGTTTCACCTGTACTGTCACCTGTACTGTCACCctttaaaagaaacaatgaaaaatggTAGAAATTCTCTCATCCAAGCTTCTCATATGTGACGATTTTTTTGCTCTTCTCAGTTTTATATCATTGTGAACTGAAAGGTTTTGGTGTCTTAACAGTTAGATGGATAAAATCTTGTAAAAACTGGAAGCATTTTGTCAGCTGTATCAGACATTTCATTGACTAAACAATATTCTAAGAAGATAATCAGGAAAATACAACGATCAGTTCTAACTGCAGTGCTGTGACCTACCTGTAAGCCTTTGCTGCTTTGAGCGGCGTAGCTTCGAAGCCGACTGGGCAGAAGTAGTGGTTCTGACAGTGATAAATGTAGGCCATCGTCTCATCCTTCAGCCCTTGTGTCAGTTTCATCAGCGCTCCTTCAGCTGAGAACAACGAGGAGGTTATTTCTTCTGCCGAGTCTACTTATGAGCAGACATGGGGTTGATGGTGACAGCTGAGCGACTCACCTGTCTCTCctgccgttttgtgttttccgTGAGGTTTGTACAGAATATAGGAGCAGCCTCGCACTCGGAAATTGTCGTTGATTTGTCTGAACCACCTGCAGGAAAAATGCACCGATTTCAGAGTTGCGCAAAAATCCctttctgatattttaaagaGCCAAAAGTCCCTTTTGTGTACCGCATCAGCGTAGCGTTGCCTGTGAAGGGACCAAACTTGATTTCTTCAAAAGGCGGCTGAAACCCCAGAATGTGCAGAGCCTCCTCCTGAGAGATGGGCGGAAGACTGGCAATGCAATTACACAGAAATACTCAGTAAGAAACTAGTGCACTTTTAGTGATCATCTGgagctgtatttttacatgaaatctGACTGAGGAAGACATGCTGCTCACCTCCCTGCTCCCAGAGTGCTGTATAAGAAGTTCCAGCAGGACACTAAAGAGGAGATTCCACATGAAGTCTTGTACTGCGGCCGACTGATGCAGTACCTGAGGGAACAATGACCACCAGACACAGATCCACAGAATTACTATTATATCAGACAACAGAGAGGGATACTGTTTAAACGTGTTTCAGCCTCACCACATTTTCATCATGTTACACTTTTGTAAGTGTGTCCTGTCTATGAAAGACTTAAAGGATAAAAATCCTGCTTTCATCCTGGTATATTTTCCATTTACTCAGCTATTTTCAACTAACTTTTAGGctctcattttggtaattttaagCACTGTATCTTGGATTTTCAGAACAGCCAAGTCTATCCACATATTCTATCATTTGACACAATTATACCTGATGATTATCCATATATAATCACTCACTCTTCATATATAATACTCACTCACTTTCCATACCgtcaaaattattaaaatttacaGATATAGTGAAATtccaaaaagcacaaattatgtacaaagctaaaaataacattttgccACAGAATATACAGAGATTGCTCAGGGATCATGAAGGGGGATAGCAATTAAGAGGAAAATACAacttcaaaatgaacaaaatccatacaaacagaaaaagattctGTATTTCATTCTGTGGACTGAGACTCTGGAACAGTTTGGGTGAGGAGACCAagcacatacatacataagctgctgtaacaatgtaaatttcccctggcgtggggagacttatcttatcttatcttatcttatcttaagcAATGTCCAAACCTGCAACAgtttaaaacaaatataaagatGTTTTCACAGAATACAGGGATGAAGTGGGAGTGTGACAATCCCTGGGTGTGCACAGGttgctgttattatttatttctctaaTGATTcgttttctttattatttatgtggATTATTAGTtgagcttttcttttcttgcgCTTGTTTTGCTATTGTTAGAAGCTTTTgtctttgtgcttttgtttaaatgcaaattaacaTATTAGTGTATATTTATTCTAAACCATATTCAACactattattactgttattattattatctataAATGCTAGTATTTTGAAGACGAAGGATGAATAGATTTACAATTATTGTCTAAGGAGAAGGGGTGGGATTAGATAAGCTTTGACTTCTTCCCACTCCTTTTTGAGCAacttactcattttttttttttttggttgatgttttcttttaatgtcGAAATGTTCAAACTAAACtttcaaaaatccaaaaaaactcATATTACCCTTTATacaaaggaaaaataatgtATCATGGAATGGATTTGTTCCTATGTGTATCTGACCACTGGCAGAAGAGAGatctttgtgattgtttagaATTTGGCAGTATCATCACTGTGATGGTGggaaaatgtatgaaatatgtgttttggaaataaaattcattgttttatttactgaagTGTTCACATACAGTATATCACCTGCAGATGCAGCAAACCAGGAAAAAGGGTGAAGAAAGTAGTAAACATAAAACTTTGCAGAAATGTTTTGTTATTACTTCTATTCTGGCTATGCTCTATAAACCACAGCGTTAATATCTATGTATCGACTGCACTGCATGCATACTAACATATCTAATTATTAACATATCGGTGCAATAATGAGTAATGGGTTTTAACTATGATTAAAGTTAATGCAGGTTcaaagttttttaattttttttatcacattcACTTCGTCGCACAGACAAGCGACTTCAACAGTTGAAAAGGTCAAGTCATGCAGTTTAATTTGGTAAGTGCTTCATCTGACTGCAATAAATACTTTAAGAGCAATTCAACTGAGTAATGGGGATCTGAATTCAGACACAAAGTGTGTCGGTCGGGTTCTAAGGGTCAATGTGGTTAACTTAACACTCTCCACCTTCATTATAGACATTAAAGGAAACAAGGAGTTAAAGAAAACAGTATATATTGGAGCAAAATGCAGAAGCTCCCTGCAGCTTTGCAAAAGAAACGTCTTTTACATGAGCCAAGTGGAACGTTTGTTTTCAGTCCGACTGAAGGGAAACACAGAAATTGTCAACCTGAACAGACATTTTGCAAACTGCAATAGGGATCTCCAAACATCCGTATACTTAATGTTTGATGTAACCACACTGCATAGTCTCCGTGCACACTGTTTGTCTACATGTGTTACACTGGCTCTTTCAAACTCAACAGCTAAATGCATTACATATGTAGATTTATTATGCTTCAGTTTGAGACTTGGACGATGGAGGCAACAGATTTCGACTACCGGAAGTTGCCTGTTATTATTCAAGAAGAACAAAAGTCAGCTCCGTGATTGACAGCTCTGAGTCAGCCATTATGTAAACTTATTTTAATAGACTCACATCAAACTGGTGgccacaagataaaaacatgccCATTCTGTTTGCAACGTAAGACTTTGATTTCGCTAAGTAGTTGTTTCATTCTCTACATATAATTAAAAAGTAATCGCTGTATTCTGCAGTCAAAAAAGCTGCTGGACGTGGCTAATTTCTGCTTACTTTCTGTCAGACTAAAAACAAAGGTTTAAGATGATTCATgcaatattatttttctttggaaAGCTACAGGGAGCTCAAGCTTTTTACCACAAAAGATTATGTTTTGGATGACTCCACGTTTCCCTAAATTTCTACCCCAGAGGATGTTAACATGACCTACAGAGCCCTAGTAACAAAATACATGGGGAAATGAGTGCACTGGTAGTCTCTTAGAATGTGTTTGACAGTCCACTAGAAGGAGTGAACATCTAAAAACCAGCTTCAGAGGCAATCAGTTGGATTTTAAATATCTTATTATATCTGTTCGTACTATTTCTGCTCTGATGAAGGCCTGCTGATGACAGTCTGATGTGAAGCTCAGTTCACTGCGTTTCTCTTTATAATGGCTGAGGTGCTAAATATAGCTTTACCATCTTCTGAGGTCCAGCACTTTTCTCTGTTTGATCTCCTCCAGCGAGGCATGAGGAGAGACGTCTTGCAGATTCCTGCTGGGTCTCTCTGACGACTTCTTCTTGCTGCTGCATTTCTTCCCGTTGCCTGAAATACACCGTCATCAGTTTAAAGAGTTAACCTGCTCAGGAGGAAAGTTAATTATATGGACAACCAAACAGCCAATTAACTTCTGAAAAGTGTATGAAGGATTATGATGGATGTCAAGAGTAATATTAATCTCACTTGTTCTTATTTTTCTGGTAAACACAGCATTAAAGTCTGTTGTATCGATCTCCCAGGCTAAAATAGGCTTGGTGTTCCCGGAGGAAACTTCCTCCATGTCGCAGTCTCCGTCTGATCCCACATGAGCTCCCACAGTCTGGCCGGTG encodes the following:
- the LOC111582634 gene encoding basic immunoglobulin-like variable motif-containing protein isoform X2; the protein is MPNTSESQGANLPGPAEPSGLQRPTDGEEEHSLISSLARDAVRVRRASSAELHLPWTCPVTHSREKFYTVCSDYALLNQAASVYHPPSRDVVQRKQDDGPPLVKSKPSVDFSTGQTVGAHVGSDGDCDMEEVSSGNTKPILAWEIDTTDFNAVFTRKIRTSNGKKCSSKKKSSERPSRNLQDVSPHASLEEIKQRKVLDLRRWYCISRPQYKTSCGISSLVSCWNFLYSTLGAGSLPPISQEEALHILGFQPPFEEIKFGPFTGNATLMRWFRQINDNFRVRGCSYILYKPHGKHKTAGETAEGALMKLTQGLKDETMAYIYHCQNHYFCPVGFEATPLKAAKAYRGPLPTNEMEYWILIGEPSRKHPAIHCKKWLDIVTDLNTQNPEYLDIRHTERGIQRRKTKKVGGNLHCIMAFQRVNWQKLGPWALNLENLRHDFHHSSAERAHGSVAEDTEERTSSKRLAHLGRSHSMGSQKDSSWKRMSNTTEYRQRSSPDSDLEEDITD
- the LOC111582634 gene encoding basic immunoglobulin-like variable motif-containing protein isoform X1, which gives rise to MFDIRSDSRSQAVCVIGDLLWVKEETATSSSSHSASACSVIHHISGCPMPNTSESQGANLPGPAEPSGLQRPTDGEEEHSLISSLARDAVRVRRASSAELHLPWTCPVTHSREKFYTVCSDYALLNQAASVYHPPSRDVVQRKQDDGPPLVKSKPSVDFSTGQTVGAHVGSDGDCDMEEVSSGNTKPILAWEIDTTDFNAVFTRKIRTSNGKKCSSKKKSSERPSRNLQDVSPHASLEEIKQRKVLDLRRWYCISRPQYKTSCGISSLVSCWNFLYSTLGAGSLPPISQEEALHILGFQPPFEEIKFGPFTGNATLMRWFRQINDNFRVRGCSYILYKPHGKHKTAGETAEGALMKLTQGLKDETMAYIYHCQNHYFCPVGFEATPLKAAKAYRGPLPTNEMEYWILIGEPSRKHPAIHCKKWLDIVTDLNTQNPEYLDIRHTERGIQRRKTKKVGGNLHCIMAFQRVNWQKLGPWALNLENLRHDFHHSSAERAHGSVAEDTEERTSSKRLAHLGRSHSMGSQKDSSWKRMSNTTEYRQRSSPDSDLEEDITD